The following are from one region of the Prevotella communis genome:
- a CDS encoding GNAT family N-acetyltransferase yields MKQVQQISLRAMEPEDLDLLYRIENDESMWGMSLTNVPYSRFVLHEFMSDTTGDIYTDKQVRLIVEDDRHQPIGLADIMKFDPKNQKAEIGIVICKSCRCQGYAKAAVERLHQYAHDTLHLHQLYAVVAVENEASLHLFQGMGYRQTGSLSDWLFDGKTYHDAIVLQRLL; encoded by the coding sequence ATGAAACAGGTTCAGCAGATATCACTCAGGGCGATGGAGCCTGAAGACCTGGATTTGCTCTATCGTATAGAGAACGACGAGTCTATGTGGGGCATGAGTCTCACCAACGTGCCATACTCCCGTTTTGTATTGCACGAGTTCATGTCAGATACCACCGGCGATATCTATACCGACAAACAAGTCCGCCTGATTGTCGAGGATGACCGGCACCAGCCCATCGGACTGGCCGATATCATGAAGTTCGACCCCAAGAACCAGAAAGCAGAGATAGGCATCGTTATCTGTAAGTCCTGTCGCTGTCAGGGTTATGCAAAGGCAGCTGTAGAGCGCCTGCATCAATATGCCCACGACACCCTTCATCTGCACCAGTTGTATGCCGTTGTTGCCGTGGAGAACGAAGCCTCTCTGCACCTGTTCCAGGGAATGGGCTATCGCCAGACAGGCAGCCTGAGTGACTGGCTTTTCGATGGAAAAACCTATCACGACGCCATCGTCCTGCAACGCCTGTTATAG
- a CDS encoding TrmH family RNA methyltransferase, which translates to MISKNQIKFVRQLEQKKYRKKEGLFVAEGPKVVGDLLRAGFKAHTIFATSEWESQGQTFQEVSDEELRRVSFLQHPQRVLALFFIPTESIPSVSSLSLALDDVQDPGNLGTIIRIADWFGIDTIYCSENTADAWSPKVVQATMGSIARVNIIYTDLQELISKAQVPVYGTLLDGQDIYTQELSKEGIIVMGNEGNGISAPIRKLINRRLLIPQFHEGPESLNVAIATAITCSEFRRRYPL; encoded by the coding sequence ATGATTAGCAAAAACCAGATAAAATTTGTGCGCCAACTGGAGCAAAAGAAATACCGCAAGAAGGAAGGTCTCTTCGTGGCAGAAGGACCAAAGGTGGTTGGCGACCTGCTGCGTGCAGGATTCAAGGCTCACACCATATTTGCCACAAGCGAATGGGAAAGTCAGGGGCAGACCTTCCAGGAGGTCAGCGATGAGGAACTGCGCCGGGTGAGTTTCCTGCAGCATCCACAAAGGGTTCTGGCGCTGTTTTTCATCCCTACGGAATCGATACCATCGGTTTCCAGTCTGTCACTGGCCCTTGACGACGTGCAAGACCCGGGCAACCTGGGTACGATCATCAGGATAGCCGACTGGTTTGGTATTGACACCATCTACTGTTCGGAGAATACGGCGGATGCATGGAGTCCCAAGGTGGTACAGGCTACGATGGGCAGTATTGCGCGCGTGAACATTATTTATACAGACTTACAGGAACTGATCAGTAAGGCACAGGTACCTGTCTACGGCACGCTGCTCGACGGACAAGATATCTACACGCAGGAACTGAGCAAGGAGGGTATCATCGTGATGGGCAACGAGGGAAATGGCATCTCGGCACCTATCCGTAAGCTGATTAACCGCAGGCTGCTGATACCACAGTTTCACGAAGGTCCGGAAAGTCTTAATGTGGCTATTGCCACAGCTATCACCTGTTCGGAATTCAGGCGTCGCTATCCCCTATAA
- a CDS encoding glycosyltransferase family 2 protein, which yields MKLSVIIVNYNVRYYLEQCIYSVQRAAEGLEYEIFVVDNHSSDDSIRYLKKRFKDSINLIECSHNQGFAKANNIAIRQSEGEYVLLLNPDTIVGEKCIREVLDFMDAHPQAGGAGVKMYDGAGHVARESRRGLPTPFVSFLKMLGFTRRYYMSHLSWDEPGQIEVVSGAFMMLRREALDKIGLLDEDFFMYGEDIDLSYRILKAGYENWYVPGRIVHYKGESTQKSSFRYVHVFYQAMLIFFRKHYGHLSLLVTLPIKVAIYFRALIALIQMLYMRLRKSLGFFPKRRYDIVYIYKGSKRVRSRFNAIVKRKGLTTATGGNGCFVYDTSTISYEDIISDMAANPGHILGTYTKESNVIITPMEIVG from the coding sequence ATGAAACTGTCAGTTATCATAGTCAACTATAACGTACGCTACTATCTTGAACAGTGTATCTACAGCGTGCAGCGTGCTGCCGAGGGCCTGGAGTACGAGATCTTCGTGGTTGACAATCACTCCAGTGATGATTCCATCAGATATCTCAAGAAGCGCTTCAAGGATAGTATCAACCTGATAGAATGCAGTCATAACCAGGGTTTTGCCAAGGCCAATAATATTGCTATCCGACAGTCGGAAGGTGAATATGTGCTTCTGTTGAATCCTGATACGATTGTTGGCGAGAAGTGTATCCGTGAGGTTCTGGATTTCATGGATGCCCATCCACAGGCGGGTGGGGCAGGTGTGAAGATGTACGATGGTGCCGGACATGTGGCCCGTGAGTCGCGCCGCGGTCTCCCCACACCCTTCGTCTCCTTCCTGAAGATGCTGGGCTTCACCCGACGCTATTACATGAGTCATTTGTCATGGGACGAACCGGGCCAGATTGAGGTGGTGAGTGGCGCTTTCATGATGCTGCGTCGTGAGGCACTCGATAAGATTGGTCTCCTGGACGAGGATTTCTTCATGTATGGCGAGGATATCGACCTGTCATACAGAATCCTGAAGGCAGGTTACGAGAACTGGTATGTGCCGGGCCGTATCGTTCATTACAAGGGCGAGTCTACGCAGAAGTCCAGCTTCCGTTATGTCCACGTTTTCTATCAGGCCATGCTGATTTTCTTCCGTAAGCACTATGGTCACCTCAGTCTGCTGGTCACACTGCCCATCAAGGTGGCTATCTATTTCCGTGCGCTGATAGCCCTGATACAGATGTTGTATATGCGCTTGCGTAAGTCGCTGGGTTTCTTCCCCAAACGCCGATACGACATCGTCTATATCTATAAAGGCAGCAAGAGGGTGCGGTCGCGCTTCAATGCTATCGTCAAGCGTAAGGGACTGACCACTGCAACAGGTGGAAACGGCTGTTTTGTTTATGATACGAGCACCATATCCTATGAGGATATCATATCCGATATGGCCGCGAATCCTGGTCATATCCTGGGCACATATACCAAGGAGAGCAACGTGATTATAACCCCGATGGAGATAGTAGGATGA
- a CDS encoding BamA/TamA family outer membrane protein: MRNVHFLTSFFLGAMVFFSSCSSTKYVPKDQYLLKSVKVKSESNYHDINTLALRNYVRQMPNSRWFSLYKLPLAVYSLSGRDSTKWINRTLKSMGEAPVVFDSLSSVQTCADLAQQLKNEGFLDAQVRLQVSTKGRKAKVEYLLQPGEPYFVDSIGYATQDTTIARILSQQGASASLLYKGMKFDVSKLDAERKRISTLLSDSGYYRFHKDYITYQADSISHSRLINLTLHLAPYQLPNEEYVPHTRYWMRHINYGSGSPGDNQIHLRQHVLQECTHLHSGSPYSASGLQNTYNHFGRLQAVKYTNITFKQVPDADSLDCQILLQNNKPSTLSFQPEGTNTAGDLGAAASLTYQNRNLFRGSEVLSVQLRGAYEAIRGLEGYSNQNFVEYSAEAKLQFPRFISPFVNRRIRRLVNATSEVSLLYDMQDRPEFHRRLLSAAWRYKWSFPHRKDKFQVDVLDLNYVFMPWISETFHNEYLRNDNNRNAILRYNYEDLFITKIGFGYSITKGNTAFKSNIETSGNLLSLASRMWNAKKDELGHYQVFNIAFAQYVKCDLDLSHVLMIDKNNQLVFHAGLGVAYPYGNSTVMPFEKRYFSGGANSVRGWTVRSLGPGQYKEQDGRINFINQTGDMKLDLNAEYRTYLFWKFNGALFVDAGNIWTIRQYDEQPGGQFSFKDFPRQLAVSYGLGLRLNFDYFILRFDLGMKAVNPAYEAEDDEHYPVLHPNFKRDYAFHFAVGMPF; the protein is encoded by the coding sequence ATGCGAAACGTACACTTTCTGACCTCTTTTTTTCTGGGTGCGATGGTCTTTTTCTCATCGTGCTCCAGCACAAAATATGTACCAAAAGACCAGTATCTGCTGAAAAGCGTGAAGGTGAAGTCGGAAAGCAACTATCATGATATCAATACGTTGGCTCTGCGCAATTATGTCAGACAAATGCCCAATAGCCGATGGTTCTCGCTCTATAAGCTTCCCCTTGCCGTCTATTCCCTGTCGGGCAGGGACAGCACGAAGTGGATCAACCGCACGTTGAAGTCGATGGGCGAGGCTCCTGTCGTGTTCGACAGTCTTTCTTCCGTACAGACTTGTGCCGACCTGGCCCAGCAGTTGAAGAACGAGGGCTTCCTTGACGCACAGGTCAGGCTGCAGGTATCCACGAAAGGACGCAAGGCGAAGGTCGAATATCTCCTGCAACCCGGCGAACCCTATTTCGTGGATAGTATCGGCTATGCGACTCAGGATACCACCATCGCCCGTATCTTGTCCCAGCAGGGTGCGTCTGCCAGTCTGTTATACAAGGGCATGAAGTTTGACGTGTCCAAACTGGATGCCGAGCGCAAGCGTATCAGCACGCTCCTCTCAGATTCCGGCTATTACCGTTTTCATAAGGACTATATCACCTATCAGGCTGATTCCATATCCCATTCGCGACTCATCAACCTGACGTTGCATCTGGCGCCTTATCAGCTGCCCAACGAGGAATATGTGCCTCATACGCGTTACTGGATGCGTCATATCAATTACGGTAGCGGCAGCCCCGGTGATAACCAGATTCACCTCCGCCAGCATGTGCTCCAGGAGTGCACGCACCTGCATTCTGGCAGTCCTTATTCCGCCTCCGGTTTGCAGAATACGTATAACCACTTCGGACGCCTGCAGGCCGTGAAATATACGAATATCACCTTTAAGCAGGTGCCGGATGCCGACTCGCTGGATTGCCAGATCCTCCTGCAGAACAACAAGCCCTCTACGCTGAGTTTCCAGCCTGAAGGTACGAATACGGCGGGCGACCTGGGCGCTGCGGCCTCGCTGACTTACCAGAACCGCAACCTGTTTCGTGGTAGCGAGGTGCTGAGCGTCCAGTTGCGTGGTGCCTACGAGGCCATCCGCGGTCTGGAGGGCTACTCCAATCAGAACTTCGTGGAATATAGCGCCGAGGCCAAGTTGCAGTTCCCCCGATTCATCTCGCCCTTTGTCAACCGGCGAATCCGTCGGCTGGTCAATGCCACCAGCGAGGTGTCCCTGCTTTACGATATGCAGGACCGTCCTGAGTTCCACCGCCGGCTCCTCTCTGCTGCCTGGCGCTACAAGTGGAGCTTCCCGCATCGCAAGGATAAGTTCCAGGTGGATGTGCTCGACCTCAACTATGTCTTCATGCCCTGGATATCAGAGACGTTTCATAATGAGTATCTGAGAAATGACAACAACCGTAACGCCATCCTGCGTTATAACTACGAGGATCTGTTTATCACCAAGATTGGTTTCGGATATTCCATCACCAAGGGCAATACGGCGTTTAAGTCGAATATCGAGACCTCGGGTAACCTGCTCTCACTGGCGTCTCGCATGTGGAATGCCAAGAAAGACGAACTGGGTCATTATCAGGTGTTTAACATCGCCTTTGCGCAGTATGTGAAGTGCGATTTGGATCTGAGTCATGTCCTGATGATTGATAAGAACAACCAACTGGTTTTCCATGCTGGTCTTGGCGTGGCCTATCCCTATGGCAACTCCACCGTGATGCCCTTTGAAAAACGCTATTTCTCCGGTGGTGCCAATAGTGTGCGTGGATGGACCGTGCGTTCTTTGGGACCGGGACAGTATAAGGAACAGGACGGACGTATCAACTTCATCAACCAGACGGGTGATATGAAGCTCGACCTGAATGCCGAGTATCGCACGTACCTGTTCTGGAAATTCAACGGAGCCCTCTTCGTGGATGCCGGTAATATCTGGACCATCCGCCAGTACGACGAACAGCCCGGCGGACAGTTCAGCTTCAAGGATTTTCCCCGTCAGCTGGCAGTCAGCTATGGACTGGGCCTGCGCCTGAACTTCGACTATTTCATCCTGCGTTTCGACCTGGGTATGAAGGCGGTCAACCCGGCTTACGAGGCCGAGGACGATGAGCACTATCCTGTGCTTCATCCTAACTTCAAGCGCGACTATGCCTTCCATTTCGCCGTGGGAATGCCGTTCTGA
- a CDS encoding MBL fold metallo-hydrolase, protein MLRFISFGSGSSGNCYYLYTETDSLIIDAGVGIRSLKKYFRDYGLDIYKVHRILITHDHADHIKCVGSLSHDYQLPVFATRTVHEGIDRNFCVVRKVGAELRHYVEPGVTVQLGEFAVTPFTVPHDSSDNVGYMIEVQDTTFCIITDAGRVTDEMAQYIGRAQHLVIEANHDCEMLQQGPYPQYLKERIANGFGHLNNEACGQAIATNMCEHLRHVWLCHLSEENNHPELARKTIETILRSYGIVAGKDFELEVLKRTKPTGIFDCV, encoded by the coding sequence ATGCTGAGATTTATATCATTTGGAAGCGGAAGCAGTGGTAACTGCTATTATCTATACACAGAGACGGACAGTCTCATTATTGATGCCGGCGTAGGCATCCGTTCGTTGAAGAAGTATTTTCGTGACTACGGACTGGACATCTACAAGGTGCATCGCATCCTGATTACGCATGATCATGCCGACCATATCAAGTGTGTGGGCAGCCTGAGCCATGATTACCAACTGCCCGTCTTTGCCACCCGTACCGTCCACGAGGGTATTGACCGTAATTTCTGTGTGGTACGTAAGGTTGGTGCCGAACTGCGTCATTACGTGGAGCCAGGTGTCACGGTACAGTTGGGCGAGTTCGCCGTAACCCCGTTCACCGTGCCCCACGACAGTAGTGATAACGTGGGCTATATGATTGAGGTCCAGGACACCACGTTCTGCATCATTACCGATGCCGGCCGTGTGACCGACGAGATGGCACAGTATATCGGTCGTGCCCAGCACCTGGTCATCGAGGCCAATCATGATTGCGAGATGTTGCAGCAGGGACCCTATCCGCAGTATCTGAAGGAACGTATTGCCAATGGCTTCGGTCATCTGAACAACGAGGCGTGTGGTCAGGCTATTGCCACGAACATGTGCGAGCACCTGCGTCACGTATGGCTTTGCCATCTCTCGGAGGAGAACAACCACCCCGAACTGGCACGCAAGACCATCGAGACCATCCTGCGCTCCTATGGTATCGTGGCCGGCAAGGATTTCGAACTGGAAGTGCTGAAACGCACCAAGCCTACGGGTATTTTTGACTGCGTCTAA